One Camelina sativa cultivar DH55 chromosome 3, Cs, whole genome shotgun sequence genomic window carries:
- the LOC104776838 gene encoding probable pre-mRNA-splicing factor ATP-dependent RNA helicase DEAH4 isoform X1, with protein sequence MKRLVRIRGSNFKVLITSATLDGEKVSEFFSGCPVLNVPGKLYPVEILYSKERPVSYIESSLKVAIDIHAREPEGDILIFMTGQDDIEKLVSKLEEKVRSLAEGSCMDAIIYPLHGSLPPEMQVRVFSPPPPNCRRFIVATNIAETSLTVDGVVYVIDSGYVKQRQYNPSSGMYSLDVIQISKVQANQRAGRAGRTRPGKCYRLYPLAVYRDDFLDATIPEIQRTSLAGSVLYLKSLDLPDIDILKFDFLDAPSSESLEDALKQLYFIDAIDANGAITSIGRTMSELPLEPSMSRTLIEANESGCLSQALTVVAMLSAETTLLPARSKPSEKKRKHDDSNLPDGSGYGDHIQLLQIFESWDRNNYDPVWCKENGMQMRGMVFVKDVRRQLCQIMQKISKDRLEVGAHGRKSSRGDDYRKLRKALCVGNANQVAERMLRHNGYRTLNFSSQLVQVHPSSVLTADRDGMLPNYVVFHELISTTRPFMRNVCVVEMSWVAPIKRKIEKLNVRKLSGGPASSVNEPEKKMELSKNDAETPAVTENVESRIEAARERFLARKGQKLI encoded by the exons ATGAAACGGTTGGTTAGAATCCGCGGGTCCAACTTTAAAGTTCTTATAACCTCTGCAACACTTGACGGTGAAAAGGTTTCTGAATTCTTTTCGGGCTGTCCTGTGTTGAATGTTCCTGGAAAATTATACCCCGTGGAAATATTATACAGCAAAGAGCGTCCTGTCAGTTATATTGAGTCATCTCTGAAAGTAGCAATTG ATATACATGCTCGTGAGCCAGAAGGTGATATCTTAATCTTTATGACTGGACAG GATGATATAGAAAAGTTAGTATCAAAGCTAGAGGAAAAAGTACGAAGCTTAGCTGAAGGATCCTGCATGGATGCTATCATTTATCCTCTTCACGGTTCTTTACCACCTGAAATGCAG GTTCGTGTATTTAGTCCTCCTCCTCCAAACTGCCGCAGATTTATTGTTGCTACAAATATTGCTGAAACTTCTCTCACTGTGGATGGGGTTGT GTATGTAATAGATTCCGGGTATGTGAAGCAAAGACAATATAACCCATCAAGCGGAATGTATTCTCTTGATGTTATTCAAATTAGCAA AGTTCAAGCTAACCAACGTGCAGGACGTGCTGGCAGAACAAGACCTGGGAAATGTTATCGTTTATACCCATTGGCAGTCTACCGAGATGACTTCCTTGATGCAACAATTCCTGAAATACAACGAACTTCTCTTGCTGGGAGTGTTCTATACTTGAAATCGTTGGATCTTCCTGATATTGACATTCTCAAGTTCGATTTTCTTGATGCTCCTTCAT CTGAGTCATTAGAAGATGCATTGAAGCAATTGTATTTCATTGATGCAATTGATGCGAATGGAGCAATAACTAGTATTGGACGGACAATGTCTG AGCTTCCACTAGAACCATCAATGTCAAGAACATTGATAGAAGCGAATGAAAGCGGTTGCTTATCACAAGCTCTAACAGTCGTTGCTATGCTGTCAGCAGAGACTACACTACTTCCTGCTAGGAG TAAACCCAGtgaaaagaagaggaagcatGATGATTCTAATCTTCCTGATGGATCCGGATATGGTGATCACATTCAACTGCTACAGATTTTCGAGTCTTGGGACCGTAATAATTATGATCCTGTATGGTGCAAAGAAAATGGCATGCAG ATGCGAGGGATGGTGTTTGTCAAAGATGTTAGAAGACAGTTATGTCAGATTATGCAGAAAATATCCAAAG ATCGATTGGAAGTTGGGGCACATGGAAGGAAGAGTTCACGCGGAGACGACTACAGGAAGTTGAGGAAAGCTCTATGCGTTGGTAATGCAAACCAAGTTGCTGAGAGAATGCTTCGTCACAATGGATACCGGACTCTTAATTTCTCGTCCCAGCTAGTCCAG GTGCATCCATCATCTGTGTTGACTGCCGACAGGGACGGAATGTTGCCTAACTACGTAGTGTTCCATGAGCTGATTTCCACCACACGGCCGTTCATGCGGAATGTTTGTGTAGTAGAAATGTCATGGGTGGCTCCCATCAAAAGAAAGATCGAGAAATTAAATGTCAGAAAATTGAG CGGTGGACCGGCTTCTTCTGTCAACGAACCTGAGAAAAAGATGGAGTTGTCTAAGAATGATGCAGAAACACCAGCAGTCACTGAAAATGTGGAGAGTCGGATTGAAGCAGCCAGAGAACGGTTTCTTGCTCGTAAAGGACAGAAATTAATTTGA
- the LOC104778909 gene encoding putative CCR4-associated factor 1 homolog 3: MKQSRGGEVWRWNKEVEMDAISDCLRKSCFIAVDTEFPGCLLETPVEASEETRYRDMRYNVGNTNLIQLGFTLLDGNGDTRGTWEVNFSDFDVSVDAYNEKSIAFLRSNGLNLDKIREEGIGIDEFFGEFAQILKTKRMSWVTFQGSYDKAYLVKGLTGGEPLPKTKQGFEVAVETLLGDVFDVKKIAELCSGISSHYGLQKIADALQMRRVGIAHHAGSDSELTARIFTTMACGLHDYEKRKQQYQDDLMMATSYVPQLPPIPMPMEYDAYPSFGGYFSGAGHGMNYV, translated from the coding sequence ATGAAGCAAAGTCGTGGTGGTGAAGTTTGGAGATGGAACAAGGAAGTAGAGATGGATGCCATAAGCGATTGTTTGAGAAAGAGTTGTTTCATCGCTGTAGATACAGAGTTTCCCGGATGCTTGTTGGAGACTCCTGTAGAAGCGAGCGAGGAAACCCGGTACAGAGACATGAGGTATAACGTCGGCAATACCAATCTCATTCAATTAGGTTTTACGTTGTTGGACGGTAACGGAGATACCCGTGGAACATGGGAAGTTAATTTCTCTGATTTCGACGTATCAGTTGACGCTTACAACGAGAAATCTATCGCGTTTCTGAGAAGTAATGGCCTCAATCTTGACAAGATACGCGAGGAAGGAATCGGGATTGACGAGTTCTTCGGAGAGTTTGCTCAGATTCTTAAGACGAAAAGGATGAGTTGGGTTACTTTTCAAGGCTCATACGACAAGGCTTATCTAGTGAAAGGCTTAACCGGAGGAGAACCGTTGCCTAAGACTAAACAAGGTTTTGAGGTGGCTGTGGAGACGCTTCTGGGAGATGTTTTTGACGTCAAGAAAATAGCTGAGTTATGCAGCGGGATAAGTAGCCATTACGGACTACAGAAGATAGCAGATGCGTTACAGATGAGGCGTGTCGGAATAGCTCATCACGCTGGTTCTGACAGCGAACTCACGGCTCGTATCTTCACCACGATGGCTTGCGGTTTGCATGATTACGAAAAGAGAAAGCAGCAATACCAAGATGACCTTATGATGGCTACAAGTTATGTACCACAGCTGCCACCCATACCCATGCCCATGGAGTATGATGCTTACCCATCTTTTGGTGGTTACTTCAGTGGTGCCGGCCATGGAATGAACTATGTATGA
- the LOC104776837 gene encoding ATP-dependent DNA helicase Q-like 5: MDSDSDSDGSHVSATPPRDPFPPPPRPPQPPSSKPPPPVSLKVASSSSSSSSSSCHSKPKAPNPSHKAPIQSSLPPPPSPLFTNLPFRICESKPVVFSSSVSSFARLRSRASLTTSDEKLKPDGVDCVVEPPPVIVAVNAPPKPLRRKPPNLITDTITSPPVKPPVFRTTGNGEGNFVKLNLNGKRGKKFPSKYKGVSKSRSSYAFRGKRYKKKEADGQGESLLEEDSDLQKQVEEEPNGFISSVEDAILAVKTEASDENLTKLLNLVYGYDSFRDGQLQGIKMVLGGSSTMLVLPTGAGKSLCYQVPAMIFPGITLVVSPLVSLMIDQLKHLPSIIKGGLLSSSQRPEEATETLRKLKEGIIKVLFVSPERLLNVEFLSMFRMSLSVSLVVVDEAHCVSEWSHNFRPSYMRLKASMLFSELKAECILAMTATATAMTLQAVMSALEIPSTNLIQKSQLRDNFELSVSLSGANRIKDLLILMESHPYKEIRSIIVYCKFQYETDMISKYLRDNNINAKGYHSGLPAKDRVRIQESFCSNKIRVVVATVAFGMGLDKGDVGAVIHFSVPGSLEEYVQEIGRAGRDGRLSYCHLFYDNETYLKLRSLSHSDGVDEYAVGKFLTHVFSTETKQHEKISSLVIESASLKFDMKEEVMQTILTHLELGEVQYLRMLPQLNVCCTLNFHKSSPNTLAARNTIVAAILKKSHVKQGLYVFDIPAVASSIFVATTNVLAEIQTLKMKGEVTYELKDPAFCYTILKYPREICSLSSHLTKWLTEIESCKVRKLDIMSSAAVAAINVSNTSELSFGAKQTMSLQSRILDYFNGDDKCDTPSKTTQNCAFLRADIKVFLQSNRQAKFTPRAIARIMHGVGSPAFPNSVWSKTHFWGRYMSVDFRVIMEAAQTELFNFVDRNAALAT, from the exons ATGGATTCCGATTCAGACTCCGATGGTTCTCACGTCTCCGCCACTCCTCCCCGAGACCCATTTCCACCACCTCCTAGACCTCCACAGCCACCGTCAAGTAAGCCGCCGCCGCCAGTCTCCCTTAAAGttgcgtcttcttcttcttcttcttcttcttcttcttgtcactCGAAGCCCAAAGCTCCAAATCCTTCACATAAAGCTCCAATCCAGTCCTCtctccctcctcctccatctccCTTATTCACCAATCTCCCCTTCCGGATCTGCGAATCCAAACCCGTTGTGTTCTCCTCTTCTGTTTCGTCCTTCGCCAGACTCCGCAGCAGAGCTTCTCTCACAACATCTGACGAGAAATTGAAACCGGACGGCGTCGATTGTGTGGTGGAGCCACCTCCGGTAATAGTAGCAGTAAACGCACCTCCAAAACCCCTTAGGAGAAAGCCTCCTAATCTCATCACCGATACTATAACTTCTCCACCGGTGAAACCTCCGGTGTTTCGTACCACCGGTAACGGCGAGGGTAATTTCGTGAAATTGAACTTAAATGGCAAGAGAGGGAAGAAGTTTCCGAGCAAATACAAGGGCGTCTCCAAGTCTAGAAGCAGTTACGCTTTCAGAGGGAAGCGatacaagaagaaagaagctgatGGCCAAGGCGAATCCTTGTTGGAGGAAGACTCTGATTTGCAGAAACAGGTAGAGGAAGAACCTAATGGTTTCATCAGCTCAGTCGAGGATGCGATTCTTGCTGTGAAGACTGAGGCTTCTGATGAGAATCTGACCAAGCTGTTGAATTTAGTCTACGGTTATGATTCTTTTCGAGATGGGCAGTTGCAGGGGATCAAGATGGTTCTTGGTGGGAGTTCAACGATGCTGGTGTTGCCTACTGGTGCTGGTAAGTCTCTCTGCTACCAGGTTCCGGCAATGATTTTTCCGGGAATCACGCTTGTTGTGAGTCCTTTGGTTTCGTTGATGATCGATCAGTTGAAGCATTTGCCTTCAATTATTAAGGGTGGTCTCTTGAGCAGTAGCCAG aGACCTGAGGAAGCAACAGAAACATTGCGGAAACTTAAAGAAGGCATAATAAAG GTTCTCTTTGTATCTCCTGAGAGACTTCTCAATGTAGAATTTTTGTCAATGTTTCGCATGTCGCTATCTGTGTCACTTGTTGTTGTGGATGAGGCACATTGCGTATCAGAATG GTCTCATAACTTCCGCCCTTCATATATGAGGCTCAAGGCATCAATGCTGTTTTCTGAACTCAAGGCAGAATGTATTCTTGCAATGACTGCAACCGCCACTGCAATGACTCTTCAGGCTGTCATGTCTGCACTAGAGATTCCGTCAACCAATCTTATTCAGAAGTCGCAACTGAGAGACAATTTTGAGTTGTCTGTCTCATTGAGTGGAGCTAACAG AATTAAAGATCTATTGATTTTGATGGAGTCTCATCCATATAAGGAGATTCGAAGCATCATTGTGTACTGCAAATTTCAG TATGAGACTGACATGATAAGCAAGTATTTACGCGATAACAACATCAATGCAAAG GGTTATCACAGTGGTCTTCCTGCGAAGGACCGTGTTCGCATTCAGGAGTCATTTTGTTCCAACAAGATTAGAGTG GTTGTTGCAACTGTGGCATTCGGCATGGGACTTGACAAGGGAGATGTTGGAGCT GTAATCCACTTCAGCGTGCCAGGCAGTTTGGAAGAATACGTTCAG GAAATTGGACGTGCTGGTCGCGACGGGCGATTGTCTTATTGTCATCTCTTTTATGATAATGAGACATATCTAAAGCTTCGGAGTCTTTCACACAG TGATGGTGTCGATGAATATGCAGTTGGAAAATTTCTCACCCATGTGTTTTCCACTGAGACAAAACAACATGAGAAGATAAGCTCGCTAGTTATTGAATCTGCCTCTCTCAAATTTGACATGAAGGAAGAG GTTATGCAAACGATTTTGACACATTTGGAGCTGGGGGAAGTTCAATACCTACGTATGCTTCCACAACTTAACGTCTGTTGCACTTTGAATTTCCACAAG TCTTCTCCAAACACTCTGGCTGCACGAAATACCATAGTTGCAGCAATTCTGAAGAA GTCTCACGTGAAGCAAGGGTTGTATGTCTTCGATATACCAGCTGTGGCCTCTAGTATATTTGTTGCAACAACAAATGTCTTAGCTGAGATTCAAACTCTGAAG ATGAAGGGGGAAGTGACATACGAGTTGAAGGACCCTGCCTTTTGTTACACAATCCTAAAATATCCAAGGGAAATATGTTCATTGTCCAGTCATCTTACCAAGTGGCTCACAGAGATTGAAAGTTGCAAA GTGAGAAAACTGGATATCATGTCTAGTGCAGCTGTGGCTGCAATCAATGTCTCCAACACTTCAGAACTTAGTTTTGGTGCCAAGCAAACTATGAGCCTGCAAAGCAGAATTTTGGATTACTTCAATGGTGACGATAAGTGTGACACTCCGAGCAAGACGACTCAAAATTG CGCCTTTCTACGAGCAGACATAAAG GTGTTTTTGCAGAGTAATCGCCAGGCCAAATTCACACCAAGGGCCATCGCGAGAATAATGCATGGAGTTGGAAGTCCAGCCTTTCCAAATTCAGTCTGGTCCAAGACTCATTTCTG GGGAAGGTATATGAGCGTAGACTTCCGTGTGATAATGGAAGCGGCACAAACAGAACTGTTCAATTTTGTTGACAGAAATGCAGCTTTAGCTACATAG
- the LOC104776838 gene encoding probable pre-mRNA-splicing factor ATP-dependent RNA helicase DEAH4 isoform X2 → MANLPILQFEEKIVEVVEKNPVVVVIGETGSGKSTQLSQILHRHGYTKSGVIAVTQPRRVAAVSVARRVAQELDVPLGEDVGYAIRFEDRTSSKTRIKYLTDGVLLRESLSNPMLDDYSVIILDEAHERSLNTDILLGLMKRLVRIRGSNFKVLITSATLDGEKVSEFFSGCPVLNVPGKLYPVEILYSKERPVSYIESSLKVAIDIHAREPEGDILIFMTGQDDIEKLVSKLEEKVRSLAEGSCMDAIIYPLHGSLPPEMQVRVFSPPPPNCRRFIVATNIAETSLTVDGVVYVIDSGYVKQRQYNPSSGMYSLDVIQISKVQANQRAGRAGRTRPGKCYRLYPLAVYRDDFLDATIPEIQRTSLAGSVLYLKSLDLPDIDILKFDFLDAPSSESLEDALKQLYFIDAIDANGAITSIGRTMSELPLEPSMSRTLIEANESGCLSQALTVVAMLSAETTLLPARSKPSEKKRKHDDSNLPDGSGYGDHIQLLQIFESWDRNNYDPVWCKENGMQMRGMVFVKDVRRQLCQIMQKISKDRLEVGAHGRKSSRGDDYRKLRKALCVGNANQVAERMLRHNGYRTLNFSSQLVQVHPSSVLTADRDGMLPNYVVFHELISTTRPFMRNVCVVEMSWVAPIKRKIEKLNVRKLSGGPASSVNEPEKKMELSKNDAETPAVTENVESRIEAARERFLARKGQKLI, encoded by the exons ATGGCGAATCTTCCGATTCTTCAGTTTGAAGAGAAGATCGTGGAAGTAGTGGAGAAGAATCCAGTGGTAGTCGTAATCGGAGAAACCGGTTCTGGGAAAAGTACTCAGCTCTCTCAGATACTTCATCGGCATGGTTATACAAAGTCCGGCGTCATCGCCGTTACTCAGCCTCGACGTGTGGCTGCCGTTTCCGTGGCCAG GCGAGTTGCGCAGGAGCTTGATGTACCTCTTGGAGAAGATGTTGGCTATGCTATACGTTTCGAGGACAGAACTTCGAGCAAAACACGGATTAA ATACCTCACAGATGGAGTTCTACTTCGTGAGAGTCTTTCAAATCCAATGCTTGATGATTATTCCGTAATCATATTGGATGAGGCTCATGAGAGAAGTTTAAACAC GGATATTCTTTTGGGTCTAATGAAACGGTTGGTTAGAATCCGCGGGTCCAACTTTAAAGTTCTTATAACCTCTGCAACACTTGACGGTGAAAAGGTTTCTGAATTCTTTTCGGGCTGTCCTGTGTTGAATGTTCCTGGAAAATTATACCCCGTGGAAATATTATACAGCAAAGAGCGTCCTGTCAGTTATATTGAGTCATCTCTGAAAGTAGCAATTG ATATACATGCTCGTGAGCCAGAAGGTGATATCTTAATCTTTATGACTGGACAG GATGATATAGAAAAGTTAGTATCAAAGCTAGAGGAAAAAGTACGAAGCTTAGCTGAAGGATCCTGCATGGATGCTATCATTTATCCTCTTCACGGTTCTTTACCACCTGAAATGCAG GTTCGTGTATTTAGTCCTCCTCCTCCAAACTGCCGCAGATTTATTGTTGCTACAAATATTGCTGAAACTTCTCTCACTGTGGATGGGGTTGT GTATGTAATAGATTCCGGGTATGTGAAGCAAAGACAATATAACCCATCAAGCGGAATGTATTCTCTTGATGTTATTCAAATTAGCAA AGTTCAAGCTAACCAACGTGCAGGACGTGCTGGCAGAACAAGACCTGGGAAATGTTATCGTTTATACCCATTGGCAGTCTACCGAGATGACTTCCTTGATGCAACAATTCCTGAAATACAACGAACTTCTCTTGCTGGGAGTGTTCTATACTTGAAATCGTTGGATCTTCCTGATATTGACATTCTCAAGTTCGATTTTCTTGATGCTCCTTCAT CTGAGTCATTAGAAGATGCATTGAAGCAATTGTATTTCATTGATGCAATTGATGCGAATGGAGCAATAACTAGTATTGGACGGACAATGTCTG AGCTTCCACTAGAACCATCAATGTCAAGAACATTGATAGAAGCGAATGAAAGCGGTTGCTTATCACAAGCTCTAACAGTCGTTGCTATGCTGTCAGCAGAGACTACACTACTTCCTGCTAGGAG TAAACCCAGtgaaaagaagaggaagcatGATGATTCTAATCTTCCTGATGGATCCGGATATGGTGATCACATTCAACTGCTACAGATTTTCGAGTCTTGGGACCGTAATAATTATGATCCTGTATGGTGCAAAGAAAATGGCATGCAG ATGCGAGGGATGGTGTTTGTCAAAGATGTTAGAAGACAGTTATGTCAGATTATGCAGAAAATATCCAAAG ATCGATTGGAAGTTGGGGCACATGGAAGGAAGAGTTCACGCGGAGACGACTACAGGAAGTTGAGGAAAGCTCTATGCGTTGGTAATGCAAACCAAGTTGCTGAGAGAATGCTTCGTCACAATGGATACCGGACTCTTAATTTCTCGTCCCAGCTAGTCCAG GTGCATCCATCATCTGTGTTGACTGCCGACAGGGACGGAATGTTGCCTAACTACGTAGTGTTCCATGAGCTGATTTCCACCACACGGCCGTTCATGCGGAATGTTTGTGTAGTAGAAATGTCATGGGTGGCTCCCATCAAAAGAAAGATCGAGAAATTAAATGTCAGAAAATTGAG CGGTGGACCGGCTTCTTCTGTCAACGAACCTGAGAAAAAGATGGAGTTGTCTAAGAATGATGCAGAAACACCAGCAGTCACTGAAAATGTGGAGAGTCGGATTGAAGCAGCCAGAGAACGGTTTCTTGCTCGTAAAGGACAGAAATTAATTTGA